A single Silvibacterium dinghuense DNA region contains:
- a CDS encoding rhamnogalacturonan acetylesterase: MLLICSVGAAAQAQRWQCGARHHAGATMLTPATHYSADTAGWDLGMAPQHDDASSCSSDSGSFFFSAPVAEGNYLVTVVLGGEARSQVTVKAEARRLMLKRVDVGARKHRTEQFVVNVRRPQFTDNTSAASSVRLKPREIGSLDWDEKLTLEFAGDHPAVQSITIEPAPTGTPTVYIAGDSTVTDQDREPWAAWGEMLPALFGPKIAIANHAESGETIKSFAGERRFPKIFSQIQAGDFLMMQFGHNDQKPGKGYISPEEYADLLRRYIDLARAKDATPILVTPMNRRTFDANGHITDTLAPYPDVVRKVGDEKHVTVIDLNAMSRTLYEAIGEANSRSLFVYAAANTYPEQTEALHDDTHFNSYGAWELARCVTLGLQQAHSPLAKYLRKPHERFDPHHPDATDRIAIPPTPFYDTQKPYER, encoded by the coding sequence TTGCTGCTGATCTGTAGCGTGGGCGCGGCCGCACAGGCGCAGCGCTGGCAATGCGGAGCCAGGCATCACGCAGGCGCCACCATGCTGACACCCGCGACGCACTACAGCGCGGATACCGCGGGATGGGATCTCGGCATGGCGCCGCAGCATGACGATGCGTCGAGTTGCAGCTCCGACTCCGGGTCATTCTTCTTCTCCGCGCCGGTGGCGGAGGGCAACTATCTCGTAACCGTGGTTCTCGGTGGTGAAGCACGCTCGCAGGTTACGGTGAAAGCAGAGGCCCGGCGCCTGATGCTGAAGCGCGTGGATGTCGGCGCAAGGAAGCATCGCACGGAGCAGTTCGTCGTGAATGTGCGCAGGCCGCAATTCACGGATAACACCTCCGCGGCCTCTTCGGTGCGACTGAAACCGCGCGAGATCGGCTCCCTAGACTGGGATGAGAAGTTGACGCTCGAGTTTGCGGGAGATCATCCTGCCGTGCAAAGCATCACCATCGAGCCTGCACCGACAGGAACGCCAACGGTCTACATCGCCGGCGATTCCACGGTGACCGATCAGGACCGCGAGCCCTGGGCGGCATGGGGCGAGATGCTGCCGGCGCTCTTCGGACCGAAAATCGCGATTGCCAACCACGCGGAGTCCGGCGAGACGATCAAGAGCTTTGCAGGCGAGCGGCGGTTCCCAAAGATCTTCTCGCAGATTCAAGCCGGCGACTTCCTCATGATGCAGTTCGGGCATAACGATCAGAAGCCGGGCAAGGGCTACATCTCGCCGGAGGAGTATGCCGATCTGCTGCGGCGTTACATCGACCTGGCGCGGGCGAAGGACGCGACGCCGATCCTTGTAACCCCGATGAACCGCCGGACCTTCGATGCGAACGGGCACATCACCGATACACTCGCGCCTTATCCGGACGTGGTGCGCAAGGTCGGCGATGAAAAACATGTCACCGTCATCGATCTGAATGCGATGAGCAGAACGCTCTACGAAGCCATCGGCGAGGCCAACTCCCGCTCGCTGTTCGTCTATGCCGCGGCCAATACCTATCCGGAGCAAACGGAAGCACTGCACGACGACACGCACTTCAACAGCTATGGCGCATGGGAACTCGCCCGTTGCGTCACGCTTGGCCTGCAGCAGGCGCATTCTCCGCTCGCAAAGTATCTGCGCAAGCCGCATGAACGCTTCGACCCGCATCACCCGGATGCTACCGATCGCATCGCCATCCCTCCCACGCCGTTCTACGACACACAGAAGCCATACGAACGCTGA
- the kduD gene encoding 2-dehydro-3-deoxy-D-gluconate 5-dehydrogenase KduD — MTSRESLFGLEGKVALVTGAAGGIGAAIAHALAEAGAEVAVHGNRRPADETAEAIGAQAASFSADLSSSEGPEQLYRAVHARFGRVDLLINNAGMIHRDAAEDFSLEDWNRVLQVNLTSVFQLSQLAARDLIARKAPGKIVNIASLLSFQGGIRVPAYAASKGGVAQLTKALANEWAVHGIQVNAIAPGYIATANTEALRNDETRNRQILERIPAGRWGQPEDIAGTAVFLCSRASNYITGSVIAVDGGWLGR, encoded by the coding sequence ATGACAAGCAGGGAATCACTCTTCGGGCTCGAGGGCAAAGTTGCGCTGGTTACCGGAGCCGCAGGGGGCATTGGCGCGGCCATCGCGCACGCGCTGGCGGAGGCGGGAGCCGAGGTCGCAGTCCACGGCAATCGCCGTCCGGCGGACGAGACGGCAGAGGCCATCGGCGCGCAGGCCGCATCCTTTTCCGCGGATCTTTCGAGCAGCGAGGGGCCGGAGCAGCTTTACCGCGCCGTGCACGCGCGTTTCGGACGCGTCGATCTGCTCATCAACAATGCCGGCATGATTCACCGTGACGCCGCGGAGGACTTCTCCCTCGAGGATTGGAACCGCGTCCTGCAGGTGAACCTGACCAGCGTCTTTCAGCTCTCACAGCTCGCCGCCCGCGATCTGATCGCGCGCAAGGCCCCGGGCAAGATCGTGAACATCGCCTCGCTGCTCAGCTTCCAGGGCGGCATCCGCGTGCCTGCGTATGCGGCATCGAAGGGCGGCGTGGCGCAGCTGACCAAAGCACTGGCAAATGAATGGGCTGTCCACGGCATTCAGGTGAACGCCATCGCACCCGGCTACATTGCGACGGCGAACACCGAGGCGCTGCGCAACGACGAAACACGCAATCGCCAGATTCTCGAACGCATTCCCGCGGGCCGCTGGGGGCAGCCGGAAGACATTGCGGGGACGGCTGTGTTTCTCTGCTCGCGCGCCAGCAACTACATCACCGGCAGCGTGATCGCAGTGGATGGAGGCTGGCTCGGGCGCTGA
- a CDS encoding rhamnogalacturonan acetylesterase produces MLALLLALPLTATQAATSSSQATTAPAQSTPGPDPELHDTHPMPMPANSSLPTLWIVGDSTVRNGHGDGANGQWGWGDVIAPYFDTSRINVVNRAIGGRSSRTYITEGRWQTVLDMMHRGDFVLVQFGHNDSGPLDDAARARGTLRGTGDQTQEVENPVLKRHETVHTYGWYMRQYIEQARAKGATVIVCTLIPRMIWKDGHIERSGADSYGGWAREIAAQEHAPVVDLNEIIARQYDAMGPTETLLMFGDPHTHTSLIGAQINAMSVVMGMKLLSPDPLATYLSPAADKVPATMPAAKP; encoded by the coding sequence ATGCTCGCTCTCCTTCTGGCTCTGCCCCTCACCGCGACACAGGCTGCCACCTCGTCATCCCAGGCAACGACTGCGCCTGCGCAATCCACTCCAGGGCCCGATCCCGAGCTGCATGACACGCACCCCATGCCGATGCCTGCGAATTCCTCGCTGCCCACGCTGTGGATTGTCGGCGACTCGACGGTGCGCAATGGCCACGGCGATGGCGCAAACGGCCAGTGGGGCTGGGGCGACGTGATCGCGCCTTACTTCGACACCAGCAGGATCAACGTGGTAAATCGCGCCATCGGCGGGCGCAGTAGCCGCACTTACATCACCGAAGGCCGCTGGCAGACGGTGCTCGACATGATGCATCGCGGAGACTTCGTGCTCGTTCAGTTCGGCCATAACGACTCCGGCCCGCTGGATGATGCCGCACGTGCACGTGGGACACTGCGCGGCACCGGCGACCAGACGCAAGAGGTCGAGAACCCCGTGCTGAAGCGCCATGAGACGGTCCACACCTATGGCTGGTACATGCGACAGTACATCGAGCAGGCGCGGGCAAAAGGCGCGACCGTCATCGTCTGCACGCTCATCCCACGCATGATCTGGAAAGACGGTCACATCGAGCGCAGCGGCGCGGACAGCTATGGTGGATGGGCGCGGGAGATTGCAGCGCAGGAGCATGCGCCGGTGGTCGATCTGAACGAGATCATCGCACGGCAGTATGATGCGATGGGCCCTACAGAAACGCTGCTGATGTTCGGCGATCCGCACACGCACACCAGCCTGATCGGCGCGCAGATCAATGCGATGTCCGTGGTCATGGGGATGAAGCTGCTCAGCCCCGATCCCCTGGCAACCTATCTCTCGCCCGCGGCGGATAAGGTTCCCGCAACCATGCCGGCGGCGAAGCCCTGA
- the kduI gene encoding 5-dehydro-4-deoxy-D-glucuronate isomerase has translation MRFHTMADPVRYPGMSTDELRKTFLVDELFAPGKLQLALTDLDRALVGGAIPLDETLTLPTPEELRAAYFLERRELGVLNIGGPGYVTVDDTHYPLSRLDTLYVGRGRQSVMFGSEDAAQPAVFYLLSYPAHADYPTAVARFAELTGTRLGTAETANARTIYKAIHLEGIRSSQLVMGFTLLDPGSVWNTMPPHTHQRRSEIYFYFDLDASSRVIHLMGPPQETRNLIVGDREIVLSPPWSVHCGAGTRNYGFCWGMGGENQDYSDMDPAPLATLR, from the coding sequence ATGCGATTTCATACCATGGCAGACCCGGTGCGCTATCCGGGTATGAGTACCGACGAACTGCGCAAGACCTTCCTTGTGGACGAACTGTTCGCTCCGGGCAAGCTGCAGCTTGCGCTCACCGATCTCGATCGCGCACTGGTCGGCGGCGCAATCCCTCTCGACGAGACGCTCACGCTGCCGACACCCGAGGAACTGCGAGCCGCGTACTTCCTGGAGCGCCGCGAGCTCGGAGTGCTCAACATCGGCGGCCCGGGATATGTCACCGTCGACGACACACATTATCCATTGTCGCGCCTCGACACACTCTACGTCGGACGAGGCCGGCAATCGGTGATGTTCGGCTCCGAAGATGCGGCGCAGCCGGCGGTCTTCTACCTGCTCAGCTATCCGGCACATGCGGACTATCCGACAGCAGTAGCACGTTTCGCCGAACTCACCGGCACCAGGCTGGGTACCGCGGAAACCGCCAATGCGCGCACCATCTACAAGGCCATCCACCTCGAGGGCATTCGCAGCAGCCAGCTGGTGATGGGCTTCACGCTCCTCGATCCGGGCTCGGTGTGGAACACGATGCCTCCGCACACGCACCAGCGGCGCTCGGAGATCTATTTCTATTTCGATCTCGATGCGAGCTCGCGCGTGATCCACCTGATGGGACCACCGCAGGAGACACGCAACCTGATCGTCGGCGACCGCGAGATCGTGCTGTCTCCGCCGTGGTCGGTGCACTGCGGCGCGGGCACGCGGAACTACGGGTTCTGCTGGGGCATGGGCGGCGAGAACCAGGACTACAGCGACATGGACCCCGCACCGCTCGCGACACTGCGATAA
- a CDS encoding glycoside hydrolase family 88/105 protein, whose product MKNITRRTFGAQLLMAGTALASAQVPLQEKSAPPASPAAPHVPLGGSSLTEWPAGYDPKQLGTALAAHFQSTSHLRPTRIIYPEVCAWYGALEVARVTGNKELIAALQARFEPLFTTENALLPPRGQHVDFSMFGSLPFELYILTSDKRYLDLGLSYADAQWASPDAQGLTPETRYWVDDMFMITIVQVQAYRATQDAKYLNRAAKEMVSYLDKLQQPNGLFFHAPDVPYYWGRGNGWFAVGMTEMLRELPKGTPERARIEQGYHTMMASLLRYQAGDGSWRQLIDREDAWPESSGTGMFAYALISGVRHGWLDAAQYAPAARKAWLALAGYIDQDSNVTSVCEGTNKLNDLDYYLLRKRRTGDFHGQSPAMWTVAALLREA is encoded by the coding sequence ATGAAGAACATCACGCGGCGAACCTTTGGCGCGCAGCTCCTGATGGCCGGTACGGCGCTTGCCTCGGCCCAGGTGCCGCTGCAGGAGAAATCCGCGCCGCCCGCATCGCCCGCTGCACCGCATGTGCCGCTGGGCGGCTCCAGCCTCACCGAGTGGCCTGCCGGCTATGATCCGAAGCAGCTCGGCACCGCGCTGGCCGCGCACTTCCAGAGCACGTCGCACCTGCGTCCCACGCGCATCATCTACCCCGAGGTCTGTGCCTGGTACGGCGCGCTCGAAGTCGCCCGCGTCACCGGGAATAAAGAGCTCATCGCCGCACTGCAGGCCCGCTTCGAACCGCTTTTTACCACGGAGAACGCGCTCCTGCCGCCGCGCGGCCAGCATGTGGACTTCTCCATGTTCGGCTCGCTCCCGTTCGAGCTCTACATCCTCACCAGCGACAAGCGGTATCTCGATCTCGGCCTGAGTTATGCCGACGCGCAGTGGGCTTCGCCGGACGCGCAGGGCCTTACGCCGGAGACGCGCTATTGGGTCGATGACATGTTCATGATCACCATTGTGCAGGTGCAGGCCTATCGCGCCACGCAGGATGCGAAGTACCTGAACCGCGCAGCGAAGGAAATGGTCTCGTATCTCGACAAGCTGCAGCAGCCGAACGGCCTCTTCTTCCATGCTCCCGATGTGCCTTATTACTGGGGGCGCGGCAATGGATGGTTTGCCGTGGGCATGACCGAGATGCTGCGCGAGTTGCCGAAAGGCACGCCGGAGCGGGCCCGCATCGAGCAGGGCTATCACACCATGATGGCGTCGCTGCTGCGCTACCAGGCGGGTGATGGCTCCTGGCGCCAGCTCATCGATCGTGAAGATGCGTGGCCGGAGAGCTCGGGGACGGGCATGTTCGCCTATGCGCTCATCAGCGGCGTGCGCCATGGCTGGCTCGATGCGGCACAGTATGCTCCGGCCGCGCGCAAGGCCTGGCTCGCCCTTGCCGGTTATATCGATCAGGACTCGAATGTCACCAGCGTATGCGAGGGCACAAACAAGCTGAACGACCTCGATTACTACCTGCTGCGCAAGCGGCGTACCGGCGACTTCCACGGCCAGTCTCCGGCGATGTGGACGGTTGCCGCGTTGCTCCGCGAAGCCTGA
- a CDS encoding oligogalacturonate lyase family protein codes for MNTCRYSSCRHLCLGLALVLATVLPLVAQDVPKTWVDKDTGHRVYRLSDEPGSSAFYFNVNAYSPDERYMVYTAPDGIHTLEMATKKTRLLVPNPPPPPQADAHMARFRYGYHAIVVGHKTDSIFFSRMDPETQLTVLYKADLNSGAVTKLVTLPPRARVATVNADETLAAGVYDEHPESVAAEYPQHAEQGRGPLVQPESKGAMMERRLASRIPVLLFTIDLRTGKVHELLHSTDWIGHLLFSPIDPALLMYCHEGPWQKVDRIWTIHTDGSHNTLMHKRTMLMEIAGHEFWGLDGETIWYDWQIPKGEDFWLAGIHLGKTEDHAQVAYHMLRNDWSIHFNVNKGATLFCGDGGDPGQVAHAPDGEWIELFHPAWRRNDGGIDSADFVQPGTFTPEHLVNMKHHNYKLEPNVRFSPDGKMVIFTSNMFGASYVFGVDVEKAPAGAADIESTPELGLKFGPNPPPTH; via the coding sequence GTGAACACATGCAGATATTCTTCTTGCCGTCATCTCTGCCTTGGACTTGCGCTCGTTCTTGCTACAGTGCTCCCACTCGTCGCGCAGGATGTGCCGAAGACCTGGGTGGATAAAGATACGGGCCATCGCGTCTATCGGCTCTCCGACGAGCCCGGCTCCTCTGCGTTCTACTTCAATGTGAATGCGTACTCGCCTGACGAGCGCTACATGGTCTACACCGCGCCGGACGGTATTCACACCCTTGAAATGGCTACAAAGAAGACGCGGCTGCTGGTTCCCAATCCGCCTCCGCCGCCCCAGGCCGATGCGCATATGGCGCGTTTCCGTTACGGCTATCACGCCATCGTTGTCGGCCATAAGACGGACAGCATCTTCTTCTCCCGCATGGATCCCGAGACGCAGCTCACGGTGCTCTACAAGGCGGATCTCAACTCCGGTGCGGTGACAAAGCTCGTTACGTTGCCACCGCGCGCGCGCGTCGCCACGGTCAACGCCGATGAGACGCTCGCCGCCGGTGTCTATGACGAGCATCCGGAGTCGGTGGCTGCGGAATATCCGCAGCATGCGGAGCAGGGACGCGGCCCATTAGTTCAGCCCGAGAGCAAGGGCGCCATGATGGAGCGCCGCCTGGCCTCGCGCATTCCCGTCTTGCTCTTCACCATCGATCTTCGTACTGGCAAAGTGCATGAGCTGCTTCACTCGACCGACTGGATCGGCCATCTTCTCTTCTCGCCCATCGATCCAGCGCTGCTCATGTATTGTCACGAAGGCCCATGGCAGAAGGTTGATCGCATCTGGACCATCCACACCGACGGCTCGCACAACACGCTGATGCACAAGCGCACCATGCTCATGGAAATCGCCGGTCACGAGTTCTGGGGCCTCGATGGCGAAACCATCTGGTACGACTGGCAGATACCCAAAGGCGAAGATTTCTGGCTCGCCGGCATCCATCTCGGCAAGACAGAAGATCATGCTCAGGTCGCGTACCACATGTTGCGCAATGACTGGTCCATCCACTTCAACGTCAACAAGGGCGCGACGCTCTTTTGTGGCGATGGCGGCGATCCCGGACAGGTGGCGCACGCTCCTGACGGCGAATGGATTGAGCTCTTCCATCCCGCATGGCGCAGGAACGATGGCGGAATCGACTCGGCAGATTTCGTGCAGCCCGGAACCTTTACGCCCGAGCATCTCGTAAACATGAAGCACCATAACTACAAGCTCGAGCCCAACGTGCGCTTCTCGCCCGATGGAAAGATGGTGATCTTTACCTCGAATATGTTTGGTGCGAGTTACGTATTTGGTGTCGATGTCGAAAAAGCGCCTGCGGGCGCGGCGGATATCGAGTCCACGCCGGAATTAGGCTTGAAATTCGGACCCAACCCTCCACCTACCCACTGA
- a CDS encoding cupin domain-containing protein, with the protein MSISALRLRAPLLFSALLCAGLAHAATQAAAPAEQAAPFDELTAEQWKAQAADLLNQAKASPSGMASVTLKKYPGHFTMLTVRTRSGGAEQHDHAADIFIVLDGEATEVTGGSIENASTAKPGETRGTRVVGGTEHRMQTGDIVHIAPGTPHQTLVAPGKTFTYYVIKVDQ; encoded by the coding sequence ATGAGCATTTCCGCACTTCGTCTTCGCGCGCCTCTCCTCTTCTCTGCGCTGCTGTGCGCAGGTCTTGCCCATGCCGCAACGCAGGCTGCGGCGCCGGCCGAGCAGGCCGCTCCTTTCGATGAGCTGACCGCCGAGCAATGGAAAGCGCAGGCCGCCGACCTGCTGAACCAGGCGAAGGCCAGCCCTTCCGGCATGGCGAGCGTGACGCTCAAAAAATATCCGGGCCACTTCACCATGCTGACGGTCCGGACACGCTCGGGCGGCGCGGAGCAGCATGATCATGCCGCGGATATCTTCATCGTGCTCGACGGCGAGGCGACGGAGGTGACCGGCGGCAGCATCGAGAACGCCTCCACAGCCAAGCCCGGCGAGACGCGCGGAACACGCGTGGTGGGCGGCACCGAGCATCGCATGCAGACCGGAGACATCGTGCACATAGCACCGGGCACACCACATCAGACGCTGGTGGCTCCGGGCAAAACTTTCACGTATTACGTCATCAAGGTGGATCAGTAG
- a CDS encoding rhamnulokinase encodes MTKAARQASIAVDLGAESCRVSLLRWPASGAGDRPHVELVHRFPNGPVQAEDGSLRWPFEAIVSGVEEGLRRSAELAPEGIASIGVDGWAVDYVRLSADGAPLDAPFCYRDERTKAAETSLHEKISPARLREITGLQLQPLNTLYQLHADRLANLDAGTGWLNLPEYLLARWSGVRVSEYTNATHTEMVELESRRWSQEILNAAGIDAATMPPIVPPGTVLGAMRGPLAELPAFRDTKIIAPACHDTASAITGIPAEAGRWGYVSCGTWSLLGVPLDHPVNDERAREQQFTNIGLDGARYLLQKNMNGMWLVKQCMDAWCQTGGTWNIEELCAAARIAEFPDAALDVDDPELHRMGDMPARINAQRKARGLRTLDASPAGAPAMASLIFHSLAARYAGIFRQIEELSGHTLDCIYFVGGGSRNALLREWTEQATGKPICTGAVESSSVGNFALQLAALEAADGRPAAKESVARYAQLLCATG; translated from the coding sequence GTGACAAAGGCGGCGCGGCAGGCAAGCATCGCGGTCGACCTGGGCGCAGAGAGCTGCCGCGTAAGCCTGCTGCGCTGGCCTGCATCCGGAGCCGGAGACAGGCCGCACGTCGAGCTGGTCCATCGCTTTCCGAATGGGCCGGTACAGGCCGAAGACGGCTCGCTGCGCTGGCCTTTCGAAGCAATCGTCTCCGGCGTGGAAGAGGGTTTGCGGCGCAGCGCCGAACTTGCGCCGGAGGGCATCGCCTCGATCGGTGTGGATGGCTGGGCGGTCGATTATGTGCGGCTCAGCGCGGACGGCGCGCCGCTGGATGCACCGTTCTGCTACCGCGATGAGCGCACCAAAGCCGCGGAGACTTCTCTTCACGAGAAAATCTCCCCGGCGCGGCTGCGCGAGATCACCGGCCTGCAACTGCAGCCACTGAATACCCTTTATCAACTGCATGCCGATCGGCTCGCGAACCTCGATGCCGGCACCGGCTGGCTGAATCTGCCCGAGTACCTGCTGGCGCGATGGAGCGGCGTGCGCGTCTCCGAATACACCAACGCCACGCATACCGAGATGGTCGAGCTCGAAAGCCGCCGCTGGTCGCAGGAGATTCTCAACGCTGCGGGCATCGATGCAGCAACGATGCCGCCGATTGTTCCTCCGGGGACTGTGCTCGGTGCCATGCGTGGGCCGCTGGCCGAGCTCCCAGCCTTCCGCGATACGAAGATCATTGCGCCCGCCTGCCATGACACCGCCTCGGCCATCACCGGCATCCCTGCGGAAGCCGGGCGCTGGGGCTACGTGAGCTGCGGAACCTGGTCGCTGCTCGGCGTGCCGCTGGACCATCCCGTGAATGACGAACGCGCGCGGGAACAGCAGTTCACCAACATAGGCCTCGACGGCGCACGTTATCTTCTCCAGAAAAACATGAATGGCATGTGGCTGGTGAAGCAGTGCATGGACGCGTGGTGCCAGACGGGCGGCACGTGGAACATCGAGGAGCTGTGCGCGGCAGCCCGCATCGCGGAATTTCCGGATGCAGCGCTCGATGTCGACGATCCGGAGCTGCACCGCATGGGCGATATGCCTGCGCGCATCAACGCGCAGCGCAAGGCCCGCGGGCTGCGCACACTCGATGCATCCCCGGCCGGCGCTCCGGCCATGGCCTCGCTCATCTTTCACAGCCTGGCAGCGCGCTATGCGGGGATTTTTCGCCAGATCGAAGAGCTCTCCGGCCACACGCTGGATTGCATCTACTTCGTCGGCGGCGGCAGCCGCAATGCGCTGCTGCGTGAGTGGACCGAACAGGCGACCGGCAAGCCGATATGCACGGGCGCGGTCGAGAGCAGCAGCGTGGGGAACTTTGCCCTGCAACTGGCGGCACTCGAAGCCGCTGACGGCCGGCCTGCTGCCAAGGAAAGCGTGGCCCGCTATGCGCAGCTGCTCTGCGCCACGGGATAA
- a CDS encoding bifunctional rhamnulose-1-phosphate aldolase/short-chain dehydrogenase: MSGAVSEKTLHFLEDKWDDAVASKLDEPELLRYRSNLLGSDLRITNFGGGNTSSKLEQVDPVSGKPVPVLWVKGSGGDLGSIKRAGFATLYLERLLQLEAQYKGVAEEDAMVALYPLVTFNNNPTAASIDTPLHGFLPFPHVDHLHPDWGIALAASANGKQKMEEFNKEYGHTLAWLPWQRPGFELGMMLRQIVAETPGCDGVVLGGHGLFTWGETQRECYLNTITIIDQFGQFIAKHEAREGHVRFGGAKFKSHDERKAIAAKVMPVLRGAVSRKQRWIGSFTDTEAVLDFANSAYAEQLAHLGTSCPDHFIRTKIRPMFLKWDPAGDAAEIPAIIETALETYRAEYAEYYTKHALPDSPKQRDASPTVVLLPGVGMFTFGKNKTEARLTGEFYINAIGVMRGAGALGGGVDCKEIPQAGPAATADQFTVFDNYVALPPSEAFRIEYWALEEAKIRRQPPEKQLSRKIALIVGGGSGIGREVALLAAERGAHIVVADRDTTGAAKVAEECKAIAGKEAVTSTAIDITKRDAIQAALAATVAEFGGVDLIINTAAIFPSSPSGVISDEQWALTLEINVTSNFKLAEEAHTLLKKQGLDATLVLTSSANAVVPKRGSEAYDVSKAALSHLVRELAVGMAPLVRVNGISPATVVKGSTMFPRDRVKASLSKYSIPFEESATDDELRDALAAFYAQRTLTHVPIDPKDNAEAILFLAGPLSRCTTGHIIPVDGGLIEAFLR, from the coding sequence ATGAGCGGAGCTGTGAGCGAAAAAACCCTGCATTTTCTGGAAGACAAGTGGGACGACGCCGTTGCGTCCAAGCTGGATGAGCCGGAGCTGCTGCGCTACCGCTCGAACCTTCTCGGATCGGACCTGCGGATTACGAACTTCGGCGGCGGCAATACCAGCTCGAAGCTGGAGCAGGTGGACCCGGTGAGCGGCAAGCCGGTGCCAGTGCTATGGGTGAAGGGCTCGGGCGGCGATCTTGGATCGATCAAGCGCGCAGGCTTTGCCACGCTCTATCTCGAACGCCTGCTGCAGCTGGAAGCGCAGTACAAGGGCGTGGCGGAAGAAGACGCGATGGTTGCGCTCTATCCGCTGGTGACTTTCAACAACAATCCCACCGCTGCTTCCATCGATACGCCGCTGCATGGCTTTCTCCCTTTCCCGCATGTCGATCATCTTCATCCCGACTGGGGCATTGCGCTGGCGGCCTCGGCCAACGGCAAGCAGAAGATGGAGGAGTTCAACAAGGAATACGGTCACACGCTGGCATGGCTGCCCTGGCAGCGCCCCGGCTTCGAGCTGGGCATGATGCTGCGGCAGATTGTGGCGGAAACACCGGGCTGCGACGGCGTGGTGCTCGGCGGCCATGGCCTGTTTACCTGGGGCGAGACGCAGCGCGAGTGCTACCTGAACACCATCACCATCATCGACCAGTTCGGCCAGTTCATCGCGAAGCACGAGGCACGCGAAGGTCATGTGCGCTTCGGCGGCGCGAAGTTCAAGAGTCATGACGAGCGCAAGGCCATTGCGGCCAAGGTGATGCCGGTGCTGCGCGGCGCGGTCTCACGCAAGCAGCGCTGGATCGGCTCGTTTACTGACACCGAAGCGGTGCTCGACTTTGCGAACTCGGCCTATGCCGAGCAGCTCGCGCATCTGGGAACCAGCTGCCCGGATCACTTCATCCGCACCAAGATCCGTCCCATGTTCCTCAAGTGGGACCCGGCAGGCGATGCGGCGGAGATTCCCGCGATCATTGAGACGGCGCTCGAGACCTATCGTGCCGAGTACGCCGAGTACTACACGAAGCACGCTTTGCCTGATTCTCCGAAGCAGCGCGATGCCAGCCCTACCGTTGTGCTGCTGCCGGGCGTGGGCATGTTCACCTTCGGCAAGAACAAGACCGAGGCACGGCTTACCGGCGAGTTCTATATCAACGCCATCGGCGTGATGCGCGGCGCCGGCGCGCTGGGCGGAGGCGTCGACTGCAAGGAGATTCCGCAGGCCGGCCCCGCGGCCACGGCCGATCAGTTCACCGTCTTCGACAACTATGTGGCGCTGCCGCCGAGCGAGGCCTTCCGCATTGAATACTGGGCGCTCGAAGAGGCGAAGATCCGCCGCCAGCCGCCAGAGAAGCAGCTGAGCCGCAAGATCGCGCTGATTGTGGGCGGCGGCAGCGGCATTGGGCGCGAAGTGGCGCTGCTGGCAGCCGAGCGCGGCGCGCACATTGTGGTCGCCGACCGCGATACGACCGGCGCGGCGAAGGTAGCCGAGGAGTGCAAGGCCATCGCAGGGAAGGAAGCGGTCACCTCCACGGCCATCGATATTACGAAGCGCGATGCCATCCAAGCGGCGCTCGCGGCTACGGTGGCGGAGTTCGGCGGCGTCGATCTCATCATCAACACCGCAGCCATCTTTCCTTCGTCGCCGAGTGGCGTTATCAGCGACGAACAGTGGGCGCTGACGCTGGAAATTAACGTGACAAGCAATTTTAAGCTGGCGGAAGAGGCGCACACGCTGCTCAAGAAGCAAGGCCTGGATGCGACGCTGGTGCTGACCAGCTCGGCCAACGCGGTGGTGCCCAAACGCGGCAGCGAAGCCTATGACGTGAGCAAGGCCGCGCTGAGCCACCTGGTGCGCGAGCTGGCCGTGGGCATGGCGCCGCTGGTGCGCGTGAACGGCATCAGCCCGGCAACCGTGGTCAAGGGCTCGACGATGTTCCCGCGCGACCGTGTGAAGGCATCGCTGAGCAAGTACAGCATCCCGTTCGAGGAGTCGGCGACGGACGACGAGCTGCGCGACGCGCTGGCTGCCTTCTATGCGCAACGTACGCTCACGCATGTGCCCATCGATCCGAAGGACAATGCTGAGGCGATCCTGTTCCTGGCCGGGCCGCTCTCGCGCTGCACCACCGGGCACATCATCCCGGTAGACGGCGGCCTGATCGAGGCCTTCCTGCGGTGA